Genomic DNA from Brienomyrus brachyistius isolate T26 chromosome 22, BBRACH_0.4, whole genome shotgun sequence:
ACTCCATTCAATACTTTCTAGACAGGGAGGTCAGCAGCTTGAATGCCTGCATTTCCCTACACAATTTCCTGGCATAAACCAAAGCAGCAAGGTATGTTTTACCAAACTTTGCAGATGTCATCTCTGGGAAAGTTCAGCAGTGGTGGTTGTTACAGGCGGCAGATGACAACTTCCTGGATCCAGAATGATGCTCAAAGTCCTGCCCACACCATCAGACACAATTTAAAGATATTTTCAGTTTCCCCACTGGCCTTGTACTGTGGCTGGGCAGTGTAATTTCAAGAGATTTAATGTATTGGTATCtgctaaatttaaataaattttgtAACAAATTATGATTGTCCTCAGTCATTCTTATGAGTAATGCTGAGTGTCCTTGTATTCAATTAGCAGCAAAGCTTTTTTTCGGTCTGTTTTGTCTAATTAACGTGGTTAAATACAGGCAGAAATTTACTTTTTCCTTCATAAAAATCCTGTCGGTTGCACTTGTGTTCAAACAAACTGAAATGTTCAGTATATTAATACTAGAGCCTGATCTATAATGACACCAAAACAAACATTCCACTGTTACGTTGCTAAGCGTATTTTGAACGAGGTACATATTTTAAGCATTCAACTATAACACAGTTCTTTGTAGGCAATACATTCAGGGCTGTGTAGGGCAATAGCATTTATTCATAGTATTCTGCCCAAACCTGCCTATTTTTTGTCTATTGTCAGTAAATACAGGTCGACAGGTAAACTGTCTTTTTTATTCAACATAAGTAAACAGTATTAAAATTAGCGAGATAGAAAATATCATTAGCTTTCTTGCTCATCCTCATACTGCTGCACCATGTCAAACAGCATCTGATAGGTCTTGAATTTAGCGACATCTCTTCTGCGCAGTGGCAGCCTTTTAACCAAGTCAGCCATCGCAGAAAAGAAGCGGCGATCCTCATCTGCATGCGCGCTATCGGGCACAGGTTCATTACTAAGGTCTTTGAGTCTTTTCATTATTGGGCCTTCTGCGGCATCAGCTCGGTCTTTCCACTGCACTGTCTTCCCTGGGTCATCCAGAGGGGAGCCGATGCGCTGGGGTATAATACTAGTGAAGGATTTTACAATTGGGCTGAGTGGTGGAGGGCTGAAGGCGGATGAGTGCTCCCCATCTGACAGGCCTGGGGAGGGTGCAGCAATGGCAGCGGAGGACACTGCAGGCTCATCAAGTACACTGCCAAGACTATTGATGGAACTGGGTCCTGAACCGGAGTCCAACGGGCTGGCCCAGTGTTCCGGAGATTCCTTCAAAACAGAAATATGTACATGAGAATACAGGATAGTCACATCACCCGAGTCAGAGCCACAACATGACCCCTGTCCCTTCAACAACATTCACATTTTTAACTGCTACCAATttataccccctccccccatgtgcTGGACCTGAGTACATCAGCATCACATTCTACTTTGAGAGAGATAACGACAAAGATGAGGAAAATCTGGCTACAATTTGAAGGGAAAAAAAGCCTTACTTGTCTTGCATAAAATATTATTAGTTCTCCGCTGTTGATCACAAACATCAAATTATACTGCAGAACACATCAGTCTGCTGCCCCTGTGCACATCATGAATAATGCAGTCTGTgacttataaaaaaaaatctaagaaTAAGACTAGCCAGCTAGCTGTGCAGCAACTTCAGCTATATTTTCATCAAGTGAAAATTACCTGTGATTGTGTAAAGTTTGTCTATAATCCTGTAGTCAGGAATCATATGAATGCTATTCAAATCCACTGGCAGCATTTGTTATCATTCTTACCACACGGGGGTAGAAATGATGCCAACATAGTCACCCCTCATCATTTGCGATTAGGGTTAGGGCCAGAAGATCGCAGTGAACGCGAAAAATCGAAAATAATACTGTGCTTCATTTTTACATATACAAAATTGATGGCACTGAATTGCGTTAAGAAAGGCAAGAATGTGAGGCTGTTTGCTGAGACAAAGACACAAGGCGTACGAAGCCAAGATGTATAGATCccaattttttttcctttaaccaGAAATAAATATTAACAAGCAATGGCCTGACATTGGCATTGAACACATTCCCTCATGTTTTCTTCATCGAACCACTTGATAGTTACGTCTTTCACCACATATTGTCTAAATACCTCATGCTATGCACTGAAATTACAATAAATCAAAGATCTGAGGTGGACACACTGGTACGAAGCAAGACCATTTCCCCAATTGTGCTCCATTTTTACTTGGCAGTCAGCtgactcacaaaaaaaaaaaatacaagaccGTTCCCCCATCCTTTTCACTGCATGTGAATGGGAAAAGTGACACATGGAAAGCAGTATTGGACAACAAAAGATTACATCACAGAAAGGGCTCCTCCTCCTAATTATTAAGAGTGAACTGACCCTTTTACAGCTCTCTCCAATGGTTACTGTGAGGGGGCTCGACCCATGGGGGGGCGTCTGGGGGTTCCGTGTATGGGTTGTGTGACAAGCTGAAAGGTGGCTTATGAGATCTCTTTTCTTTAGTACTGTAGATGTACAGTACAAACAGTGAAAATGTTGTTGCTTCCTGCAACCAAGTCCACATCTATGAATGGTATAATCTGAAATATCAAAAGGTGAATTTAATGGACATTTAACATATACAAAGTTTGtcttatatatatttacatttcacacataaacacattatatataaactgaattagaaatgtgtgtatacacacacacatacgatgAACtgaaatataatatgcagaagaATACCTCCACAGAAGACTGCTCGTTTGAAATGGCCATTCAAATGGACCCTCAACTTGCTCAGTTTTGTAGGCTTAAAATATTCTGGCCCACAAAACGGACAGTGAAACTTTGCAGATGGGCAGCAGCTGCACTTTTTACTGGAAGGTAGTGAAAGGCCCCTCTGAATGGTTATATGGAGCTAAAAGAAGATAAGTAAGCAAATAATCTAATAAAATCAAGACAGATTCAGATATAACAAAACACTGGAAAGTTATAAAAACTAATGATGCATGAAAAGCCAACATAAGTCGCATAGGTGAAACTAATTTAAAAATTTACACTGACAAGGAATTCTTCACTATACTGCACCATACCTATCAACATAAATTAACTTACATTTTTCTCCCGAGTTTCCATATCCACGATGTCACTGTGCTCCATCTTCGTTTGATTCTCATTC
This window encodes:
- the LOC125718401 gene encoding uncharacterized protein LOC125718401 encodes the protein MKVRPFREAHRNTSPSSSGPAVSGRKFIGGNNPESKMAEYTKHPTIQRGQSLPQLSQCSKCCSWFHCPFCTATVFKPTRLGKLKMHLKSHFNKAVLHEGFTIHRCGLDCRPTLHYHCLYCQFTVLRRSDFANHLLLCKVKQHVVPGSEAPSLTLKMPTSATLTVPPITSVSAGRFCGPAVIRKRCPVCKVLMNKRSLKKHIDRKHTDQRLQDMDVNENQTKMEHSDIVDMETREKNLHITIQRGLSLPSSKKCSCCPSAKFHCPFCGPEYFKPTKLSKLRVHLNGHFKRAVFCGDYTIHRCGLGCRKQQHFHCLYCTSTVLKKRDLISHLSACHTTHTRNPQTPPHGSSPLTVTIGESCKRESPEHWASPLDSGSGPSSINSLGSVLDEPAVSSAAIAAPSPGLSDGEHSSAFSPPPLSPIVKSFTSIIPQRIGSPLDDPGKTVQWKDRADAAEGPIMKRLKDLSNEPVPDSAHADEDRRFFSAMADLVKRLPLRRRDVAKFKTYQMLFDMVQQYEDEQES